A section of the Bradyrhizobium oligotrophicum S58 genome encodes:
- a CDS encoding MarR family winged helix-turn-helix transcriptional regulator translates to MADSAKPVSGPSREGRKEAAVAADETQAVQLGELSDLLGYVLKRAQLKVFEDFLRCVAPLQLTPAQFSVLLLLDGNPGRNQTEIANTLGILRPNFVSLLDSLETRDLCTRVRSANDRRSHILMLTEKGRAVLARAKKLVMSKHEARLNELLGPDGREALLAMLTKVAEEF, encoded by the coding sequence ATGGCCGATAGCGCCAAGCCCGTCAGCGGACCCTCGAGGGAAGGCCGCAAGGAAGCTGCCGTAGCGGCCGACGAGACGCAAGCGGTCCAGCTCGGTGAGCTCTCCGATCTGCTCGGCTATGTGCTGAAACGGGCGCAGCTGAAGGTGTTCGAGGACTTCCTGCGCTGTGTGGCGCCGCTGCAGCTGACGCCGGCGCAGTTCTCGGTGCTGCTGCTGCTGGACGGCAATCCGGGCCGCAACCAGACCGAGATCGCCAATACCCTCGGCATCCTCCGGCCGAATTTCGTGTCGCTGCTCGACAGCCTGGAAACCCGCGATCTCTGCACCCGCGTCCGCTCGGCCAATGACCGACGCTCCCACATCCTGATGCTGACCGAGAAGGGGCGTGCCGTGCTCGCCCGCGCCAAGAAGCTCGTGATGTCGAAGCACGAGGCGCGGCTCAACGAGCTGCTCGGCCCGGATGGGCGCGAGGCGCTGCTGGCGATGCTGACCAAGGTCGCGGAGGAGTTCTGA
- a CDS encoding SDR family NAD(P)-dependent oxidoreductase: protein MLLKDQAAIVTGGASGLGAATARKLASQGAKVAVFDLNAKLAAEVAAEINGVSVVCDVSDAAGAEAGVAEAVKALGQQPRVLVNCAGIGVAKRVVGRDGPMALADFEKVIKVNLIGSFNMLRLVTNGMTKLEPQATGERGVVINTASVAAYDGQIGQSAYSASKGGIVGMTLPIARELAQFGIRVLTIAPGLFLTPLLANLPQEAQDSLAAAIPFPRRLGHADEFAALALHMVENPYLNGEVVRLDGSLRMAPK, encoded by the coding sequence ATGTTGTTGAAAGATCAGGCCGCCATCGTCACCGGCGGCGCCTCCGGCCTCGGGGCCGCCACCGCCCGCAAGCTCGCCTCGCAGGGCGCCAAGGTCGCCGTGTTCGATCTCAACGCCAAGCTGGCGGCGGAGGTCGCGGCCGAGATCAACGGCGTTTCGGTGGTCTGCGACGTCTCTGACGCCGCGGGCGCCGAAGCCGGCGTCGCCGAGGCGGTCAAGGCGCTCGGCCAGCAGCCGCGCGTGCTGGTGAACTGCGCCGGCATCGGCGTCGCCAAGCGCGTCGTCGGCCGCGACGGCCCGATGGCGCTCGCTGATTTCGAGAAGGTCATCAAGGTCAATCTGATCGGCTCGTTCAACATGCTCAGGCTGGTCACCAACGGCATGACCAAGCTGGAGCCGCAGGCGACCGGCGAGCGCGGCGTCGTCATCAACACCGCGTCGGTCGCCGCCTATGACGGCCAGATCGGGCAGTCCGCCTATTCGGCCTCCAAGGGCGGCATCGTCGGCATGACGCTCCCGATCGCCCGCGAGCTCGCGCAGTTCGGCATCCGCGTGCTGACCATCGCGCCCGGCCTGTTCCTGACGCCGTTGCTCGCCAATTTGCCGCAGGAAGCCCAGGACTCGCTGGCCGCCGCGATCCCGTTCCCGCGCCGTCTCGGCCACGCCGACGAATTCGCCGCACTCGCTTTGCACATGGTCGAGAACCCCTACCTCAACGGCGAAGTCGTCCGCCTCGACGGCTCGCTGCGCATGGCGCCGAAGTAA
- a CDS encoding ABC transporter substrate-binding protein: protein MRKAYLAAAGVIAMLAAAPALAQTSEITIGITTTTTGPGAALGIPERNALEFVPKEIGGVPLKVIVLDDGGDPTTATTNARRFVTESKADIIMGSALTPPTIAVSNVASEAGIPHFGLAPFPVTPERAKWSVVMPQPVPIMGKVLYEHMKAHNIKTVGYIGYSDSYGDLWFNDLKNQGGPMGITIADEERFARPDTSVTGQVLKLVAANPDAILVGASGTAAALPQTELRERGYTGLIYQTHGAASMDFIRIAGKAAEGVIMASGPVMSPETQDDSALTKKPGLELNKAYEAKYGPNSRSQFAGHSFDAFEILKRVIPVALKTAKPGTPEFREAIRQALMTEKDMAASQGVYNFTEKDRSGLDDRSRIILTVKDGKYVPAK from the coding sequence ATGAGGAAGGCCTATCTGGCGGCGGCTGGCGTCATCGCGATGCTTGCAGCTGCTCCTGCGCTGGCGCAGACCAGCGAGATCACCATCGGCATCACCACGACCACGACCGGCCCCGGCGCCGCGCTCGGCATCCCCGAGCGCAACGCGCTCGAATTCGTGCCGAAGGAAATCGGCGGCGTGCCGCTGAAGGTGATCGTGCTCGACGACGGCGGCGATCCGACCACGGCAACCACCAACGCGCGCCGCTTCGTGACGGAGTCCAAGGCCGACATCATCATGGGCTCGGCGCTGACGCCGCCGACCATCGCGGTGTCCAACGTCGCCAGCGAAGCCGGCATTCCGCATTTCGGCCTGGCGCCGTTCCCGGTTACGCCGGAGCGCGCCAAGTGGTCGGTCGTGATGCCGCAGCCGGTGCCGATCATGGGCAAGGTGCTCTACGAGCACATGAAGGCGCACAACATCAAGACCGTCGGCTATATCGGCTATTCCGACTCCTACGGCGACCTCTGGTTCAACGATCTGAAGAACCAGGGCGGGCCGATGGGCATCACCATCGCCGACGAGGAGCGTTTTGCGCGTCCCGACACCTCCGTCACCGGCCAGGTGCTCAAGCTGGTCGCCGCCAATCCGGATGCGATCCTGGTCGGCGCCTCCGGCACCGCGGCTGCTTTGCCGCAGACCGAGCTGCGCGAGCGCGGCTACACCGGCCTGATCTACCAGACCCACGGCGCGGCGAGCATGGACTTCATCCGCATCGCCGGCAAGGCGGCGGAGGGCGTGATCATGGCCTCGGGTCCGGTGATGTCGCCGGAAACGCAGGATGACAGCGCGCTGACCAAGAAGCCCGGCCTCGAGCTGAACAAGGCCTATGAGGCCAAGTATGGCCCGAACAGCCGCAGCCAGTTCGCCGGTCACTCCTTCGACGCGTTCGAGATCCTCAAGCGCGTCATCCCGGTGGCGCTGAAGACCGCCAAGCCCGGCACGCCGGAGTTCCGCGAGGCCATCCGCCAGGCGCTGATGACCGAGAAGGACATGGCGGCCTCACAGGGCGTCTACAACTTCACCGAAAAGGATCGCTCGGGCCTCGACGACCGCTCCCGCATCATCCTGACCGTGAAGGACGGCAAATACGTCCCGGCGAAGTGA
- a CDS encoding branched-chain amino acid ABC transporter ATP-binding protein/permease: MRERWPLIIFAVIVAAIPFIPGVPPFWIVLLDNIGLSALVAMGLVLLTGVGGLTSFGQAAFVGFGAYTTAVLSANYGISPWLTLPLSLLVSGLAAVLLGLVTVRLSGHYLPLGTLAWGLGLFYLFSKLAFLGRNDGISGIPPLSIGSLRMLDPGTIYFAIWAAVLISALLTMNLLDSRTGRAIRALRRGHIAAEAFGVYSPRAKLLVFIYAAVLAGLSGWLYAHFTRAVNPTPFGAQAGIEYLFVAVVGGAGYVWGGVLGAAIVVILKEVLQSYLPLLLHGEGQLETIVFGILLVTLLQLAPTGLWPWLTARLPFKPIAKKPDTTIKLPARMRAASTPGVLLQVDNARKQFGGVVAVNNVSFDVQAREIVALIGPNGAGKSTTFNLITGVLPPTSGNISVLGKAVGNAPPQDVVKLGISRTFQHVKLVPDMTVLENVAIGAHLRGHSGAISSMFRLDRGDEAKLLAEAARQIERVGLGDQMHQLAGSLSLGQQRIVEIARALCVDPMLLLLDEPAAGLRHMEKQRLGALLRDLRAGGMSVLLVEHDMGFVMDLADRIVVLDFGTKIAEGTPAAIKTNPEVIKAYLGADA, from the coding sequence GTGCGCGAGCGTTGGCCTCTCATCATCTTTGCCGTCATCGTTGCGGCGATCCCGTTCATCCCAGGCGTGCCGCCGTTCTGGATCGTGCTGCTCGACAATATCGGCCTGTCCGCGCTGGTCGCGATGGGGCTGGTGCTGCTGACCGGCGTCGGCGGCCTCACCTCGTTCGGCCAGGCCGCGTTCGTCGGCTTCGGCGCCTACACCACGGCGGTGCTGTCCGCCAACTACGGCATATCGCCCTGGCTCACCTTGCCGCTGTCGCTGCTGGTGTCGGGACTCGCCGCGGTGCTGCTCGGTCTCGTCACCGTCAGGCTGTCCGGCCACTATCTGCCGCTCGGTACGCTCGCCTGGGGTCTCGGCCTGTTCTACCTGTTCAGCAAGCTCGCCTTCCTGGGCCGCAATGACGGCATCTCCGGCATTCCGCCGCTGTCGATCGGCAGCCTCAGGATGCTCGATCCCGGCACGATCTACTTCGCGATCTGGGCCGCCGTGCTGATCTCGGCGCTGCTGACCATGAACCTTCTGGACTCCCGCACCGGCCGCGCCATCCGCGCGCTGCGCCGCGGGCACATCGCCGCCGAGGCCTTCGGGGTCTATTCGCCGCGCGCCAAGCTGCTGGTGTTCATCTATGCCGCCGTGCTCGCCGGCCTGTCCGGCTGGCTCTACGCGCATTTCACCCGCGCGGTGAACCCGACGCCGTTCGGCGCCCAGGCCGGCATCGAATATCTGTTCGTGGCCGTCGTCGGCGGCGCCGGCTATGTCTGGGGCGGCGTGCTCGGTGCTGCGATCGTCGTGATCCTGAAGGAGGTGCTGCAGAGCTACCTCCCGCTGCTGCTGCATGGCGAGGGCCAGCTCGAGACCATCGTGTTCGGCATTCTCCTCGTCACGCTTCTCCAGCTCGCGCCGACCGGCCTGTGGCCATGGCTGACCGCGCGGCTGCCGTTCAAGCCCATCGCCAAGAAGCCGGACACCACGATCAAGCTGCCGGCCCGCATGCGCGCCGCATCGACCCCCGGCGTGCTGCTGCAGGTCGACAACGCGCGAAAACAGTTCGGTGGCGTGGTCGCGGTCAACAACGTTTCGTTCGACGTCCAGGCCCGCGAGATCGTGGCGCTGATCGGACCCAACGGCGCCGGCAAGAGCACGACCTTCAACCTGATCACCGGCGTGCTGCCGCCGACCTCCGGCAACATCTCGGTGCTCGGCAAGGCCGTCGGAAACGCGCCGCCGCAGGACGTCGTCAAGCTCGGCATTTCCCGCACCTTCCAGCACGTCAAGCTGGTGCCGGACATGACCGTGCTGGAGAACGTCGCGATCGGCGCCCATCTGCGCGGCCACTCGGGCGCGATCTCCAGCATGTTCCGGCTCGACCGCGGCGACGAAGCCAAGCTGCTTGCGGAAGCCGCGCGGCAGATCGAGCGCGTCGGGCTCGGCGACCAGATGCACCAGCTCGCTGGTTCTCTTTCTCTGGGCCAACAACGCATCGTCGAGATCGCCCGCGCGCTGTGCGTCGATCCGATGCTGCTGCTGCTCGACGAGCCCGCAGCCGGCTTGCGCCACATGGAGAAGCAGCGCCTCGGCGCGCTGCTGCGCGATCTCCGCGCCGGCGGCATGTCGGTGCTGCTGGTCGAGCACGACATGGGCTTCGTCATGGATCTCGCCGACCGCATCGTGGTGCTCGATTTCGGCACCAAGATCGCCGAGGGCACACCAGCCGCGATCAAGACCAATCCCGAGGTGATCAAGGCGTATCTCGGAGCCGACGCATGA
- a CDS encoding shikimate dehydrogenase family protein, whose product MIPAPTGATRLHIIIGDPIAQVRAPAGVSQAFAERGRDAILVAMQVAPADLPDFISAMTRVKNLDGIVATIPHKFACYRACATATERAQFIGAVNLMRRDTDGGWHGDMVDGLGFVGAAQAKGFDPAGCRALQIGAGGAGSAIALALIDAGVSELAIHDSDAGRRDTLIARLNERGRGRVLVGSPDATGFDMVANATPAGMRPGDPLPVDMATVSSSAYCGCVITRPEVSPFIAEARARGCLTATGTDMYRALERVMVDFLLMRETPS is encoded by the coding sequence ATGATTCCCGCCCCCACCGGAGCCACCCGGCTCCACATCATCATCGGTGATCCGATCGCGCAGGTGCGCGCGCCGGCGGGCGTCAGCCAGGCTTTTGCGGAGCGCGGCCGCGACGCCATCCTGGTCGCGATGCAGGTCGCGCCGGCGGATCTGCCCGACTTCATCTCGGCGATGACGCGGGTGAAAAACCTCGACGGCATCGTCGCGACCATCCCGCACAAATTCGCCTGCTATCGCGCCTGCGCGACGGCGACCGAGCGCGCGCAGTTCATCGGCGCCGTCAACCTGATGCGCCGTGACACCGATGGGGGCTGGCACGGCGACATGGTCGACGGCCTCGGCTTCGTCGGTGCGGCGCAAGCCAAAGGGTTTGACCCCGCGGGCTGTCGCGCGCTGCAGATCGGGGCCGGCGGTGCCGGCTCGGCGATCGCACTCGCGCTGATCGATGCCGGGGTCAGCGAACTCGCCATTCACGACAGCGATGCCGGGCGTCGCGATACGCTGATCGCACGGCTCAATGAGCGGGGCAGGGGCCGTGTGCTGGTCGGCTCGCCGGATGCCACCGGCTTCGACATGGTCGCGAATGCGACGCCGGCTGGCATGCGGCCCGGCGATCCCCTGCCGGTCGACATGGCGACGGTCAGTTCGTCGGCCTATTGCGGCTGCGTCATCACCCGGCCGGAGGTGTCGCCGTTCATCGCCGAAGCGCGTGCGCGCGGCTGCCTGACGGCGACCGGCACCGACATGTACCGGGCGCTGGAGCGTGTGATGGTCGACTTCCTGCTGATGCGGGAGACGCCATCCTGA
- a CDS encoding feruloyl-CoA synthase: MTAQAKTSTQGGTDDTARSASVHPLRAISFNDPAVTVDRRDDGTIYLRPKQPLGDFPQRITDRLHHFAKATPERVFMAERVGPEGWRELTYATLLAASRHIASGLLARGLSPDRPVMILSGNSIDHALVAFGSLYAGVPFCPVSPAYSLVSRDYGKLAYLMKLLTPGLVFVDDADKFADALSANVPEGTEIVASFGSVPGRKITMLADLIASPLFPGLDAAHDKIGPDTIAKFLLTSGSTGNPKAVINTQRMICANQVMIRETLAFLKDEPPVIVDWLPWNHTFGGNHNIGLTLFNGGSMYLDQGKPVPGGIEETVRNLREISPTVYFNVPKGYESLLPYFREDLGLRKTFFSRLHAMFFSGAALAPHVWNELDELSVAETGYRVPMLTGLGSTETAPFFMSVNPRTSRSGHVGLPVSGNEAKLVPNNGKMEVRAKGPNVTPGYWRLPEVSAAAFDSEGYYQMGDALKPVDPNDFNAGFDFDGRVAEDFKLASGTWVSVGPLRARFIAACAPLARDVIIAGINRDEIAAIIVLDVDGCRLINATLPFDDLAATAADPLIVEAFRERFTKFQQTATGSSTRITRAVLLGVPLSIDKGEVTDKGSINQRAVLENRKDLIERIYAATPGDDVILAR, encoded by the coding sequence ATGACCGCACAAGCAAAAACAAGCACACAGGGAGGAACGGACGACACGGCGCGCAGCGCCAGTGTTCATCCGTTGCGCGCGATCTCGTTCAACGATCCCGCTGTTACCGTCGATCGCCGCGATGACGGCACCATCTATCTTCGCCCGAAGCAGCCGCTCGGCGACTTCCCGCAGCGGATCACGGACCGGCTGCATCACTTCGCCAAAGCCACACCAGAGCGCGTGTTCATGGCCGAGCGCGTCGGCCCAGAGGGGTGGCGCGAGCTGACCTATGCCACGCTGCTGGCGGCGAGCCGGCACATCGCGTCGGGGCTGCTCGCGCGCGGGCTGTCGCCGGACCGGCCGGTGATGATCCTGTCGGGCAATTCGATCGACCATGCGCTGGTCGCGTTCGGCTCGCTCTATGCCGGCGTGCCGTTCTGCCCGGTGTCCCCGGCCTATTCGCTGGTGTCGCGGGACTACGGCAAGCTCGCTTATCTGATGAAGCTGCTGACGCCGGGACTCGTCTTCGTCGATGACGCCGACAAGTTTGCCGATGCGCTCTCGGCCAACGTGCCTGAAGGCACCGAGATCGTGGCGTCGTTCGGCTCGGTGCCGGGCCGCAAGATCACGATGCTCGCTGATCTCATCGCTTCGCCGCTATTCCCCGGCCTCGATGCCGCGCATGACAAGATCGGCCCGGACACGATCGCGAAATTCCTGCTGACCTCGGGCTCGACCGGCAATCCCAAGGCCGTCATCAACACCCAGCGCATGATCTGCGCCAACCAGGTGATGATCCGCGAGACGCTCGCCTTCCTCAAGGACGAGCCGCCTGTCATCGTCGACTGGCTGCCCTGGAATCACACCTTTGGCGGCAACCACAACATCGGACTCACGCTGTTCAACGGCGGCTCGATGTATCTCGACCAGGGCAAGCCGGTGCCGGGCGGCATCGAAGAGACCGTGCGTAACCTGCGCGAGATCTCGCCGACGGTGTATTTCAACGTCCCCAAGGGCTACGAGTCGCTGCTGCCCTATTTCCGCGAGGACTTAGGGTTGCGAAAGACCTTCTTCAGCCGGCTGCACGCGATGTTCTTCTCGGGTGCCGCGCTGGCGCCGCATGTCTGGAACGAACTCGACGAGCTCTCGGTGGCCGAGACGGGCTATCGCGTGCCGATGCTGACCGGCCTCGGCTCGACCGAGACCGCGCCGTTCTTCATGTCGGTCAATCCGCGCACCAGCCGCTCCGGCCATGTCGGTCTGCCCGTCTCCGGCAACGAGGCCAAGCTCGTGCCCAACAACGGCAAGATGGAAGTGCGGGCCAAGGGCCCGAACGTCACGCCGGGCTATTGGCGCCTGCCGGAGGTCTCGGCCGCGGCGTTCGACTCCGAGGGCTACTACCAGATGGGCGACGCGCTCAAGCCCGTCGATCCCAACGACTTCAACGCCGGCTTCGATTTCGACGGCCGCGTCGCCGAGGACTTCAAGCTCGCATCCGGCACCTGGGTCTCGGTCGGTCCTCTCAGGGCGCGCTTCATTGCCGCCTGCGCGCCGCTGGCGCGTGACGTCATCATCGCCGGCATCAACCGCGACGAGATCGCGGCCATCATTGTGCTCGATGTCGACGGCTGCCGCCTGATCAACGCGACCTTGCCGTTCGACGATCTCGCCGCCACCGCCGCCGATCCGCTGATCGTCGAGGCCTTCCGCGAGCGCTTCACAAAATTCCAGCAGACCGCGACCGGGTCCTCGACCCGGATCACACGCGCCGTTCTGCTCGGTGTGCCGCTGTCCATCGACAAGGGTGAAGTCACCGACAAGGGCTCGATCAACCAGCGCGCCGTGCTGGAGAACCGCAAGGACCTGATCGAGCGCATCTACGCCGCGACGCCGGGCGACGACGTCATCCTCGCCCGCTGA
- a CDS encoding ABC transporter ATP-binding protein — translation MSTLLEVTDAHVSYGKVEAVRSVSLTVAENEIVTIIGANGAGKTTLLSAIMGVFPLKGRVSFLGEDMARLEIEDRVARGLCLVPEHRELFATMNVEDNLQLGAFRMSKAHASRGFEHVYTLFPKLKERRKQLAGTLSGGEQQMLAMGRALMGAPKMLMLDEPSLGLAPIIVAGIFEIVAKLRQEGVSVLLVEQNAKAALNVADRAYVMELGEFVLNGKASEIATDQRVAASYLGFAETAAS, via the coding sequence ATGAGCACATTGCTGGAAGTCACCGACGCTCACGTCTCCTACGGCAAGGTCGAGGCGGTCCGCTCGGTCTCGCTCACCGTCGCCGAGAACGAGATCGTCACCATCATCGGCGCCAACGGCGCCGGCAAGACCACGCTGCTCAGCGCCATCATGGGCGTGTTTCCGCTGAAGGGCCGCGTCTCCTTCCTCGGCGAGGACATGGCCCGGCTGGAGATCGAGGACCGCGTCGCGCGCGGCCTCTGCCTGGTGCCGGAGCATCGCGAGCTGTTCGCGACCATGAACGTCGAGGACAATCTGCAGCTCGGCGCCTTCCGCATGAGCAAGGCGCACGCTTCCAGAGGCTTCGAGCACGTCTACACGCTGTTCCCGAAGCTGAAGGAGCGGCGCAAGCAGCTCGCCGGCACGCTCTCCGGCGGCGAGCAGCAGATGCTGGCGATGGGCCGTGCATTGATGGGCGCGCCGAAGATGCTGATGCTGGACGAGCCGAGCCTCGGGCTCGCGCCGATCATCGTCGCCGGCATCTTCGAGATCGTCGCCAAGCTGCGCCAGGAGGGTGTCTCGGTGCTGCTGGTCGAGCAGAACGCCAAGGCCGCGCTGAACGTCGCCGATCGCGCCTATGTGATGGAGCTCGGCGAGTTCGTGCTCAACGGCAAGGCGAGCGAGATCGCGACCGATCAGCGCGTCGCGGCGAGCTATCTCGGCTTCGCCGAGACGGCGGCCAGCTGA
- a CDS encoding acyl-CoA thioesterase, translating into MFIHRRDVQIQWGDCDPANIVYYPRYFAMFDDATSVMFEAAGFSKQDIVRRYGLVGIPMVDTRAKFYIPSTYGDWITIESRIESIKRSSFDVTHKVFKGEALALEGFETRVLVGRDPADPDKLKSAPFPEEMRTKFLGD; encoded by the coding sequence ATGTTCATCCACCGCCGCGACGTGCAGATCCAGTGGGGCGACTGCGATCCTGCCAATATCGTCTACTACCCGCGCTACTTCGCGATGTTCGACGATGCGACCTCGGTGATGTTCGAGGCGGCCGGCTTTTCCAAGCAGGACATCGTCCGCCGCTACGGCCTTGTCGGCATCCCGATGGTCGACACCCGCGCCAAGTTCTACATCCCGTCGACCTATGGCGACTGGATCACGATCGAGAGCCGCATCGAGAGCATCAAGCGTTCGTCCTTCGACGTCACCCACAAGGTGTTCAAGGGCGAGGCGCTGGCGCTCGAAGGTTTTGAGACACGGGTGCTGGTCGGGCGCGATCCGGCCGACCCGGACAAACTGAAATCGGCGCCGTTCCCCGAGGAGATGCGAACCAAGTTTCTCGGGGATTGA
- a CDS encoding branched-chain amino acid ABC transporter permease, whose translation MNTTILLFLLQDGITNGAIYALLGLALVLVFAVTRVILIPQGEFVTYGALTYASLAAGRMPGTAKLAVVIGLAAFAFDLYAMRKTLHAPRMLRAFGLNVAFPVAVLLASMWAADQRMPAGVSLVLSLLIVASIGLSLYRIVFQPLAHTSVLVLLIASVGVHLALQGLGLLFFGAEGQRGPTLLTANVTLGSLRFTGQGMAVYGITVAFIVGLWLFFGLTLYGKALRATAVNRLGARLVGIRTTLSGQIAFLLASTIGALSGILIVPITTLYYDTGFLIGLKGFIAAIIGGLISYPLTAVAALVVGIVEAFSSFYASNFKEVIVFTLLIPVLLLRSLAAPAVEEEKD comes from the coding sequence TTGAACACAACGATCTTGCTGTTCCTGTTGCAGGACGGCATTACCAACGGCGCGATCTACGCCCTGCTCGGGCTGGCGCTCGTGCTGGTGTTTGCCGTCACCCGGGTGATCCTGATCCCGCAGGGCGAATTCGTCACCTATGGCGCCCTCACCTATGCCTCGCTCGCCGCCGGGCGCATGCCGGGCACGGCGAAGCTCGCCGTCGTCATCGGGCTCGCGGCCTTTGCCTTCGACCTCTACGCCATGCGCAAGACGCTGCATGCGCCGCGCATGCTTCGCGCCTTCGGCCTCAACGTCGCCTTCCCCGTGGCCGTGCTGCTCGCCAGCATGTGGGCTGCGGACCAGCGCATGCCCGCCGGCGTCAGCCTGGTGCTGTCGCTGCTGATTGTCGCCAGCATCGGCCTGTCGCTGTATCGGATCGTGTTCCAGCCGCTCGCCCACACCTCCGTGCTGGTGCTGCTGATCGCCTCCGTCGGCGTTCACCTGGCGCTGCAGGGCCTCGGCCTGCTGTTCTTCGGCGCCGAGGGCCAGCGCGGCCCGACCTTGCTCACCGCCAACGTCACGCTCGGCTCGCTGCGCTTCACCGGCCAGGGCATGGCGGTCTACGGCATCACCGTCGCCTTCATCGTCGGCCTCTGGCTGTTCTTCGGCCTGACCCTGTACGGCAAGGCGCTGCGGGCCACGGCGGTCAACCGGCTCGGCGCCCGCCTGGTCGGCATCCGCACCACGCTCTCCGGCCAGATCGCCTTCCTGCTGGCGTCCACCATCGGCGCGCTCTCCGGCATCCTGATCGTGCCGATCACGACGCTCTATTACGACACCGGCTTCCTGATCGGCCTCAAAGGCTTCATCGCCGCGATCATCGGCGGCCTGATCAGCTACCCGCTGACCGCCGTCGCCGCGCTCGTCGTCGGCATCGTCGAGGCGTTCTCCTCGTTCTACGCCTCGAACTTCAAGGAAGTGATCGTGTTCACGCTGCTGATCCCGGTTCTGCTGCTGCGTTCGCTCGCCGCGCCCGCGGTCGAAGAAGAGAAGGATTGA
- a CDS encoding glycerate kinase type-2 family protein, whose product MTSRRPLLRAIFDAAVAAAHPDIVLPAFLPAAPKGRIICLAAGKGAAAMAVAAERHYLDTLGFDPAKLTGIATTRHGHGVPTRRVKVIEAGHPTPDEAGLKAAEETLQLAATAEADDLMLVLISGGGSANWVAPANGVSFAQKQQLTRALLRSGAPIGEMNTVRKHLSRIKGGRLARAGHKAEIVTLAISDVPHDDPSAIASGPTVPDPTTLADARAIVAKYKLEVDPAIARALEDAANESCKPGDPAFARASFELIARPASSLEAAVASVKAAGYDVLDLGADLEGEAREVAADHAKLAREARALGRRMAIISGGELTVTVRGQGRGGPNQEYALALADLLKDMEGVAALAGDTDGADGGGGSASDPAGALVDAEVIAAMRAQQLDPQAYLANNDATAFFAATGGLLQTGPTLTNVNDVRVILVD is encoded by the coding sequence ATGACCAGCCGCCGTCCGCTGTTGCGCGCCATCTTCGACGCCGCGGTCGCCGCGGCGCATCCCGATATCGTGCTGCCGGCCTTCCTGCCGGCGGCCCCCAAGGGACGCATCATCTGTCTTGCCGCCGGCAAGGGCGCAGCCGCGATGGCGGTCGCGGCGGAACGCCATTACCTGGACACGCTGGGATTCGATCCCGCGAAGCTGACCGGCATCGCGACGACTCGCCACGGACATGGCGTGCCGACGCGGCGGGTCAAGGTGATCGAGGCTGGTCATCCGACGCCTGACGAGGCCGGGCTCAAGGCTGCTGAGGAGACATTGCAGCTGGCCGCGACGGCCGAAGCCGACGACCTGATGCTGGTGCTGATCTCGGGCGGCGGCTCCGCAAACTGGGTCGCGCCCGCCAATGGCGTGAGCTTCGCGCAGAAGCAGCAACTGACCCGCGCGCTGCTGCGCTCGGGCGCGCCGATCGGCGAAATGAACACCGTTCGAAAGCATCTGTCGCGCATCAAGGGCGGTCGCCTGGCCCGTGCCGGACACAAGGCGGAAATCGTCACGCTCGCCATTTCGGACGTGCCTCATGACGACCCCTCGGCGATCGCGTCGGGTCCGACCGTGCCGGATCCGACCACGCTTGCCGATGCCCGCGCGATCGTTGCCAAATACAAGCTCGAGGTCGACCCGGCGATCGCCCGGGCGCTCGAGGATGCCGCCAATGAAAGCTGCAAGCCGGGCGATCCAGCCTTCGCCCGCGCCTCGTTCGAGCTGATCGCGCGTCCGGCCAGCTCGCTCGAAGCCGCGGTCGCCAGCGTCAAAGCCGCGGGCTATGACGTGCTCGATCTCGGCGCCGACCTCGAGGGTGAGGCGCGCGAGGTGGCCGCCGACCACGCCAAGCTGGCGCGCGAGGCCCGCGCGCTCGGCCGCCGCATGGCCATCATCTCGGGCGGCGAACTCACCGTGACGGTGCGCGGCCAGGGTCGCGGCGGGCCGAACCAGGAATATGCGCTGGCACTGGCCGATCTCCTCAAGGACATGGAGGGCGTCGCGGCACTGGCCGGTGACACCGATGGCGCCGATGGCGGCGGCGGCAGCGCCTCCGATCCGGCCGGCGCGCTGGTCGATGCCGAGGTCATCGCGGCGATGCGGGCGCAGCAGCTCGATCCGCAGGCCTATCTCGCCAACAACGACGCCACCGCGTTCTTCGCCGCCACCGGCGGCCTGCTGCAGACCGGCCCGACGCTGACCAACGTCAACGACGTCAGGGTCATCCTGGTCGATTGA